Proteins found in one Gimesia chilikensis genomic segment:
- a CDS encoding zinc-dependent alcohol dehydrogenase, giving the protein MQAVVFHDVGNIQLEDVPEPKIKEPTDAIVRLTASAICGTDLHFIRGTFPGMQEGTILGHEGVGIVEETGSAVRNFQPGDRVVIPSTIGCGCCSYCRAGYFAQCDNANPNGKEAGTTFFGGPRGSGPIQGLQAEYARIPFANVGLVRLPDNVSDEQAILLSDIFPTGYFGAHLAEIKAGDTVAVFGCGPVGIFAIISAHLFDAGRVLAVDCVESRLDLARSHGAEIINFEKEDPVETIQSLTGGIGVDRVIDAVGVDALHSHHGPAARTEDPDLKPQDIAPDKNSQGDLWVPGDAPAQALKWCVSAAAKAGTLSIIGVYPPQMDAFPIGQSMNKNLTINMGNCNHRRYLPHLVRLVQSRAIDPASVLTQEAPIVSAIEAYESFDQRQSGWMKVELKPAG; this is encoded by the coding sequence ATGCAGGCAGTGGTATTTCATGATGTAGGAAACATTCAGCTTGAAGATGTTCCCGAGCCAAAAATAAAAGAACCCACGGATGCAATTGTGCGTTTAACGGCGAGTGCAATCTGTGGCACAGATCTTCATTTTATTCGCGGTACATTTCCCGGAATGCAGGAAGGGACCATTCTGGGTCACGAGGGAGTGGGAATAGTCGAAGAAACAGGCAGCGCAGTTCGTAATTTTCAGCCGGGTGATCGGGTTGTAATTCCCTCGACGATCGGCTGCGGTTGTTGTTCCTACTGTCGTGCCGGCTATTTCGCACAATGCGATAACGCCAATCCTAACGGTAAAGAAGCCGGGACGACATTTTTTGGAGGCCCCCGCGGCAGTGGTCCGATTCAGGGACTCCAGGCAGAATATGCCCGAATACCGTTTGCGAATGTAGGACTGGTCCGGCTCCCGGATAATGTCAGTGACGAACAGGCGATATTGCTCTCGGATATCTTTCCCACCGGGTATTTTGGCGCACATCTGGCTGAAATTAAAGCTGGTGACACGGTAGCCGTCTTCGGCTGTGGTCCGGTAGGGATCTTCGCTATTATCAGTGCGCACCTGTTTGATGCAGGTCGCGTCCTGGCGGTGGACTGCGTGGAATCGCGACTGGATCTGGCTCGATCGCATGGGGCGGAAATCATTAATTTTGAAAAAGAAGATCCGGTCGAGACGATTCAGTCTCTCACGGGGGGGATTGGTGTAGACCGGGTCATTGATGCTGTGGGAGTCGATGCGCTGCACTCGCATCATGGTCCCGCCGCCCGTACTGAAGATCCCGACTTAAAACCGCAAGACATCGCTCCGGATAAAAATTCTCAGGGGGATCTCTGGGTACCAGGCGATGCCCCTGCTCAGGCACTGAAGTGGTGTGTGAGTGCAGCAGCGAAAGCGGGAACCCTCTCGATCATCGGTGTTTACCCGCCACAAATGGACGCGTTTCCCATTGGTCAGAGCATGAATAAAAATCTGACAATCAATATGGGGAACTGCAATCATAGACGCTACTTGCCTCATCTTGTACGTCTTGTCCAGAGTAGAGCAATTGACCCCGCCAGCGTTCTGACACAGGAAGCACCGATTGTATCGGCGATCGAAGCTTATGAGTCTTTCGATCAGAGGCAGTCAGGCTGGATGAAAGTTGAATTAAAGCCTGCAGGATAA